From a region of the Helianthus annuus cultivar XRQ/B chromosome 5, HanXRQr2.0-SUNRISE, whole genome shotgun sequence genome:
- the LOC110941514 gene encoding histone H3.3: MARTKQTARKSTGGKAPRKQLAYKAARKSTPTTGGVKKPHRYRPGTVALREIRKYQKTTELLIRKAPFQRLVREIAQALKSDLRFQSHAVLALQEAAEAYLVGLFEDTNLCAIHAKRVTIMAKDIQLALRIRA, translated from the exons ATGGCTCGTACCAAGCAAACCGCTCGCAAGTCTACTGGTGGAAAAGCTCCCAGAAAGCAACTGGCTTACAAG GCTGCTAGGAAAAGTACTCCAACAACTGGAGGTGTGAAGAAGCCTCATCGTTATCGTCCTGGAACTGTTGCGCTTCG TGAAATTCGCAAGTATCAAAAGACAACTGAACTCCTCATCCGTAAAGCGCCATTCCAGAGGCTTGTCCGCGAAATTGCTCAGGCTCTCAAG AGTGACCTGAGGTTCCAGAGTCATGCTGTGTTGGCACTTCAGGAGGCGGCCGAAGCTTACCTAGTGGGTCTGTTTGAGGATACCAACTTGTGTGCCATTCATGCCAAGAGAGTCACAATCATGGCCAAAGACATCCAGTTGGCCCTCCGGATCCGTGCTTAA